A window of Synechococcus sp. WH 8109 genomic DNA:
GGACCGCCGGGATTGAGGGTGCGCACGTAGACCATCGACGGCGTGCGTTTCACCCGGAAAGGCTTCTTGGTGGAGCAATTGACGCTCTCGACGTAGACGTTCAGATCCGACGCCGACTCCTCCCACAAGCTGTAGCTGCGGGTGTCGGGATTGAACGGGGCTGGCTTGACCGCATAAATCCCGATCGACAGGGTGCCGACGGGGGCCGGGCGTTCGATCAGCACCTTGAGATCGGCTGGCCGCGATCGCCGCATCTGCTCCAGCACCTGCTCACGATCGAGGCCATTGGCGGGTTGCAGGCACACCAGCCCGCCCAGGCCCAGCAGAGCCATTGGCAATCGCAGACCCATGCCAGTGCCATTCGCAATGCAGCACCATGATCGCAACATCTGCCTGCATCGTCCTGAGCGGCTCGGCTCTCGCCTTTGATTTCCAGGCCACCACCCCCTGTGCGGCCGAGGTGGTGAAGGCGATGGCGCCTTTCTGGAGTGCGGACTGGGGCAATCCCTCCAGCCGCCAGCATCGGCTAGGTCTCAGCGCCTCTGCAGCGGTGAAGCTGGCGCGGCGCCAGCTGGCGGAGGCGTTAGGGGTGAAGCCGGAACGGCTGGTGTTCACCAGTGGTGCAACCGAAGCCAACAACCTGGCGCTGCTGGGCCATGCCCGCGCCCTGGGGAGAGGCCATCTGATCAGCGTGGCCACCGAACACCACGCCGTGCTCGATCCGCTCCGGCAACTGCAACGGGAAGGCTTCAGCGTCACCCTGCTGACCCCGAGCCCCGATGGACTGATCAGCCCCGAGCAGCTGGAGGAGGCGATTACTACCGAAACGCGGCTGGTGAGCGTGATGGCGGCCAACAATGAAATCGGCGTGCTTCAACCGCTCGAACAGCTGGGTGCCCTCTGCCAGTCTTATGGCATCACTCTGCATAGCGATGGGGCCCAGGCCTTCGGGACGCTGCCACTGAACCCTGATGCCCTGGGGGTTGACCTACTCAGCCTCAGTGCCCACAAGCTCTACGGGCCCAAGGGCATCGGAGCCCTGGTGCTGCGAGAGGGCATCGCAATCGAACCGCTGCAATGGGGGGGCGGCCAGGAAGCGGGGCTCCGGGCCGGCACCCTGCCCACCGCCTTGATCGTGGGCTTTGCCGCCGCCGCCCGCATGGCGCTGGAAGAGCGGGATCAACGGAACAGCCGGCTGCAGCAGCTGCGCGATCAGCTCTGGGAAGGCCTGCAGCAACGCCTCCCTGGCGTGCTGCTCAATGGAGCCATGGCCCCACGACTGCCCCACAACCTCAACATCAGCCTGCCCGGGGTGAACGGCAGCCGCCTGCACCGGGCCCTGCGCCCCCACTTGGCCTGCAGCAGTGGCTCCGCCTGCAGCAACGGTGCCCCGTCCCACGTGCTGCAAGCGATCGGCCGCTCGCGCGCTGAAGCCGAAGCCTCTCTGCGGCTCAGCCTGGGGCGCGAGACCAAAGCCGCCGACGTGGATCAGGCCATCACAGCGATCACCGACGCCGCAACTGCCGCCGGGTTCCTCAGCGGTCGCTAAACAGGGTTCAAACGCTGGGCCACCCGCAATTTGGCACTGCGACTGCGGGGATTGGCCTCTTCCTCCTGCTCGGTGGCCACGACAGGCTTGCGGGTGATCCGTTTCAGGCGTTCATCGCGCAGGAAAGCGGTCTTGACGCGGCGGTCTTCCAGGGAATGGAAACTGATGATTCCCAGCAAGCCCTCGGGCTCAAGCCAGTCAGGAGCCTGCTGCAGCAGCCGATCCAGCACCCCAAGCTCATCATTCACCGCAATACGCAGGGCCTGGAAGGTGCGGGTGGCGGGGTGAATCCGCCCCCGCCGCGCCTTTGGGGGATAGCAACCAGCCACCGCGTAGGCCAAGGCCGCGGTGCCCTCATAGGAGCCCTTGTCCTTAAGGTCGGCTTTGATCCGCCGGGCGATGCGGCGGGAGAGCCGCTCCTCTCCATAGCCATAGATCAGATCTGCCAACTCGTTCTCCTCCAGGCGATCAATCAGCTCAGCCGCGGTCTCACCTTCACCGCTGGCATTCATCCGCATGTCCAAGGGACCATCCAGGCGAAAACTGAAGCCCCGCTCCGCCACATCCAGCTGCGGGCTGCTCACCCCCAGATCCGCCAACACCATCACGGCGGGCTCGGGCGGCACGTAGTCGGCAAAGTTGGTGGCCACGATCGAGACGCGAGCGCCGAAGGGGGCCAGACGCTCCGCCGCCGCAGCCCGGGCCGTAGCGTCCTGGTCCAAGCCGATCAGGCGCAGGCTCGGATGCTGCTGCAGCAATCGGGCGCTGTGGCCGCCGCCGCCGAGAGTGGCATCGATCAACAGACCATCCGGACGCGGGATCTGCCGGGCCGCATCCAGCACCGCATCGGCCAGAACAGGCTCATGGCTGAAGGGGGGCACAAGCCACAGGGGAAGACTCCTTAAGATCTACACACTGATCGGACCACCGCTCCCATGACGCAGCTGGAAACGCGCACGGAGCCCATGGTGGTGAACTTCGGGCCTCACCACCCCTCAATGCATGGGGTGCTGCGGCTCGTGGTCACACTCGATGGTGAGGACGTGGTCGACTGCGAACCGGTGATCGGTTATCTCCATCGCGGCATGGAGAAAATCGCCGAGAACCGCACGAACGTGATGTTCGTGCCCTACGTCAGCCGCATGGACTATGCGGCAGGGATGTTCTACGAAGCGATCGTAGTGAACGCCCCGGAAAAACTGGCGAACATCCCAGTACCTAAGAGGGCGAGCTACATCCGGGTGCTGATGCTGGAACTCAACCGCATTGCCAACCACCTGCTCTGGCTTGGACCATTCCTGGCGGACGTGGGAGCCCAGACCCCGTTTTTCTACATCTTCCGCGAGCGGGAGATGATCTATGACCTCTGGGAAGCCGCCACCGGCCAGCGGCTGATCAACAACAACTATTTCCGCATTGGCGGCGTCGCCGCTGACCTGCCCTGGGGATGGCTGGAGAAATGCCGTGATTTCTGCGACTGGTTCGGCCCCAAGATTGATGAATACGAAAAGCTGATCACCAACAACCCGATTTTCCGGCGCCGGATTGAAGGCCTGGGAACGATCGAGAAGGAAGACGCCATCAACTGGAGCCTCTCCGGCCCGATGCTTCGCGCCTCCGGTGTTCCCTGGGATCTACGCAAGGTAGATCACTACGAGTGCTACGACGACTTCGACTGGCAGGTGGCCTGGGAGCAGGAAGGCGACTGCTACGCCCGCTATCGCGTGCGCATCGAAGAAATGCGCCAGTCGCTCAAGATCCTGCGCCAGGCCTGCGACATGATCCCCGGCGGCCCCACCGAAAACCTTGAGGCCAAGCGTCTCAACGAAGGCAAGGGCAGCGACGCCGCAGGCTTTGACTTCCAGTACGTGGCCAAGAAGGTGGCGCCCACCTTCAAGATCCCCAACGGCGAGCTTTACACCCGGCTGGAATCAGGCAAGGGCGAGATCGGCGTGTTCATCCAGGGCAACAACGACGTGACTCCCTGGCGCTTCAAGATCCGTGCTGCCGACAGCAACAACCTGCAGATCCTTCCCCACATCCTCAAGGGGCACAAGGTGGCGGACATCATGGCCATACTCGGTTCCATCGACGTGATCATGGGATCGGTGGATCGCTGATCTCTGAACCGGTTTCTACGGCGGTTGCAATACACCGGATACCCACTGCCCGCGACTTTCACTGGTGCGCTATGGATCAAGTGACTGCATCCAGGCCCGCCTGGCCTGAGCAGCTCATTGCAGTGGCATCTCTTCGGCCCAGTTGTTGCCGGAGGTCTGGTCTTGTGGAGTGCAGTCGCGCTCCATCAACGCCGACTGTTCCACCCCAGCCGCGAAGCAAAGCCTTCATCGGCATAGGCATTGCACTGGTCGCCTACTGGATCGTTCGGTTGAGACTGAGCTACGGATTTGGATTTGTGGGAGGTCTCGGATTCCCCGCACACGGATGAAGCCTTGATCAAGATTGAGAATCGAACACATTCCGTTCCATCCCAACGCAACAGTCCGTGCCCTCCCCCGACCACTGGCTTCAACTCAAGCGCCACGTCCGCTTTGGCGACACCGATGCTGCAGGCGTGATGCACTTTCACCAGCTGCTGCGCTGGTGTCATGAGGCCTGGGAAGACAGTCTCCAGCGCCACGGAATTGCAGCTGAATCAGTCTTCCCAGGCTGCCGAGGGCAAGCCGCATGGCCTGACATCGCTCTGCCTGTGGTGCACTGCGAGGCGGATTTCGTCAGGCCGGTGCACGGCGGTGATTGCTTGCAGGTTCTGCTCGAGCCGCAGCGTCTCGACCCGGGCTCCTTTGAAGTACGAAGCCGGTTCCAAATCGATGAGATCGATGTAGCCCGGGGCTTAATCCGGCATGTCGCCATCTCCACGAACACGCGCCAGCGCTGCCCTCTGCCTGAAGCGATCGATCTCTGGCTCGAGGCCTCCGGCATGGGACGACTCAGCAGCCTTTAATCGGGCGCACGCTGCAAAGCCCAAATCAGCGCAGCTCATCGCAGCGGCAGGAGACAGGCTGCCCTCACCAGAGGGTGAAAGCCAGACTAAGCAGTGTCAGAGCAGGCAACAAAGCTGAACACAGCCGCCAGAAACAAGCCAGCCATTGAAGCCGAGTGACGACCGAAATAGCTCACCACTAAAACCAAGGCTTTTGCTAGTCTAAATAAGACTCACGGACCTCATCTGTGGCCTTAGTGAGATAAATTATGCCCTCAAGTAAGCCAATCTTTGACATCAAACCCGTTGCGACACCGCAAGCAAGAAGGCCGCCCGTGAGACTTACAACCAGCATGACGATCGCGACATTGTTGCAACCGAGAACAAATTTATCAATACCTAATGAGCCTAAAAAAATCCCTAGCAATCCAGCTGCGAGCTTCTTATTGCTGATCTCGTTCTTAACAGAACAGCAATGTACTTAAGGCATTTCTGCAGAGTCTTGCGACTGCAACCAGTTCTTCCAACGCTGGCGTTGCCATTTCCCCGCTTCCGTTGGCTCCAACCCTGCGCAGTGATGCCAAGCCATTGGTCGTTCAGCTGGCATCCATGAAGCCGTCATCGCCCTAAAACGAACTTCCAGCCGAGACCATTCATCCATGGGAACGGGCCCTTCCTCCAAGCGAATCAGGGCCACCAACCTCTGCCCCCACAGCGGATCGTCCACACCAAGAAGCAGCACGGCATTCACCGGGAGCGATGCCGCCTGCAGCGCCACCATCAAGCGCTCCTCCAGCTGCTCGGGGAACACGGTTTCTCCACCGGAGTGGATGGCGCCATCGATTCGCCCCGCAATCTGGAGGCCTGGGGTCAACGCGGCCTGATCCCCGGAGCGCCACCAGCCATCGCCATCCCCGAGCGATTCCCACCGATCCGGCTGATCCGCCCGCCAACAACCCAAAGCCAACCGATCGGTGCGCACCTGAAGCGCCCCATCAGCGGCCAGCCGCAGCTCCACATCCACCAGCGGGTCCCCACACCCGGGCTCGCCGGTCAAAAAGCGGTCCGGCGGGAGCGCCGCCACCATCGCCGCCGTCTCCGTCGACCCATAACAGGGCGCCAGCGGCAGCTGCAAGGCACGCGCCTGATCCGCCAACGGCGCCGGGAGAGCAGCACCACCGATCCAGATCAACTGCAGCCGCTGCAGAAAGGCCACCCCATCGGGATGGACCAGCAGGCGCGCCAGCTGCGTGGGCACCAACGACAGCACGGCAGGGTTCTTGCCCCAAGCCGGCAAACCCTGACAGAACGCGAGCAGTTCGATGGGGGTTTTCATCAACCCCGGCGTCAGTGACTGATGCCCCGCGCCCCAGCAGCGGCTGCGCCACCAGGGCATCAGACCACTCACATGGGCCAGCGGGAGAGGATTGAGCAGCAGGGTGGACGCGGGGTCCACGCCGATGCCCGTCAACCAACGGGCGGTGGCGGCGGCCGAACGGTCCAGATGCAGCGACGGCTGGGCGCAGCAACGGCTGCCGCCACTGCTGCCACCACTGCGCACCAGCACCCCCGGGCCCGGAGGCAACTGAGCGATGGGGGCCGCTTCCGCCTCGGGCGATAGGGGCATCCACTGCCCCACCGCAAGCCCCTGCTCCAGCCGCTTGAGCTCGCTCATGCCGCCGCAGCCCAGACCTGCTCTGGATCGTTGGAGAACATCGGCCCCGCTGGCGTCCAGCCGGGGGCCAGACCCGGTGCCGCCGGCGTGGGCCCCTGGGCCTGAAGACCGGCCAGATGCTCCAGCCAGCGCCGACCAATACCGGTTTCAAACGCTGTGCTCAGCATCCGTTGGGGCAGCCCCGCCTGCAGCTCCCGCAACAGCAGGCGGGGATCGCCCTCCAGCGCGGGCCGACGCACCTGCCAGCCGCTCCAGCTGCGGCGCAGCTCCGGGTTCTGGTCAAGGGATTCATCGAGAGCCACCGGCCCCAGCGCCGCTAACTGCTCCAGGCCGGCTTGATCCTCCACCACCAGCGGCTGCTCCAACCAGTCCAGGCGCGGGTCATCGCGCAACCGCTGCATCCAGGCCTCAGCCGTGCTGCGGTCCCAGCCGCCATTGGCATCCAAACGCAATCGGGCCGTGGGCGGCAGCCGCTGGAGCAGCTGCTCGAGCAGCTGCCGCTCCAGGCCATCCGGCGCCGTGGCCACCTTCCACTTGAAGGCGCAGCTCTCCAGGCCACCCATCGATGCCGCAGCAGCCTCAAGTGCCGCAGGCATGGCCTCACCAGCCGGCAGCAACAGCGCAGGGGCAGGAGCCTTGAGCCAGCCCTGGGGCGAAGCAGCACCCACCACACCCTGCAGCTCCGCCAAGGCCGCCCCAAGGCCAAAACCGATCGGCCCTGGAGCCACCCGCAATACAGCCTCCAGCTGAGCCTGAGGAAGCTCGTCCGGCAGCGCAGCGAGAGCCTGCTCGCAGGCCGTGAACTGCTGCTGCTGAAGCGGAGCCACTTCGCCCCAGCCCACGGCCCCCTGATCGTCATCCAGCCGCAGCAACCAGCCGCAGCGCTCCCGCAGCTCGCCGGCTGCGGTGCGCAGCGGCTGCAGCAGGGCAAAGCGGAAGCGGCGACGCTGCAGTCGGAGCGTCATCCGCCTGTCCAGACGCGCGCCAGAGCCAGGCCCGCACTCAGCCCCAGACCATTCCAGCCCTGAAAGCGCAAGGCCAAAAACTTGCTGCCGCTGATCAGCTCCGGCCGGTCGTGGTGGCGCTGGAGCAGACGCATCAGCTGCACACCGGCAGGACAACCAAGAGCGCTCAACAACACCGTCGGAGGCCAGTCCCCTTGCAGCACGGGCACCCACTCCAACGCCAGCGTCAAGGCCACAAGCCAGGGCACCAAGGCTGCCGCCCGGGCCGTGCCCAGACGCACCACCGGCGAACGTTTGCCATGGGCAGCGTCCTCCTCCACCTGATGGAAGTGGGAGCAGAACAACACCAGGGTGGTCGCCAGGGCGGGGCCTGATCCCAAGATCCAGGCCGTGCCCCAAGGAATCGATGCTGCCCCCCGGGGCTGCAGCACCACAAGGGCCGCTGC
This region includes:
- a CDS encoding cysteine desulfurase family protein, which encodes MIATSACIVLSGSALAFDFQATTPCAAEVVKAMAPFWSADWGNPSSRQHRLGLSASAAVKLARRQLAEALGVKPERLVFTSGATEANNLALLGHARALGRGHLISVATEHHAVLDPLRQLQREGFSVTLLTPSPDGLISPEQLEEAITTETRLVSVMAANNEIGVLQPLEQLGALCQSYGITLHSDGAQAFGTLPLNPDALGVDLLSLSAHKLYGPKGIGALVLREGIAIEPLQWGGGQEAGLRAGTLPTALIVGFAAAARMALEERDQRNSRLQQLRDQLWEGLQQRLPGVLLNGAMAPRLPHNLNISLPGVNGSRLHRALRPHLACSSGSACSNGAPSHVLQAIGRSRAEAEASLRLSLGRETKAADVDQAITAITDAATAAGFLSGR
- the rsmH gene encoding 16S rRNA (cytosine(1402)-N(4))-methyltransferase RsmH gives rise to the protein MPPFSHEPVLADAVLDAARQIPRPDGLLIDATLGGGGHSARLLQQHPSLRLIGLDQDATARAAAAERLAPFGARVSIVATNFADYVPPEPAVMVLADLGVSSPQLDVAERGFSFRLDGPLDMRMNASGEGETAAELIDRLEENELADLIYGYGEERLSRRIARRIKADLKDKGSYEGTAALAYAVAGCYPPKARRGRIHPATRTFQALRIAVNDELGVLDRLLQQAPDWLEPEGLLGIISFHSLEDRRVKTAFLRDERLKRITRKPVVATEQEEEANPRSRSAKLRVAQRLNPV
- a CDS encoding NAD(P)H-quinone oxidoreductase subunit H, which produces MTQLETRTEPMVVNFGPHHPSMHGVLRLVVTLDGEDVVDCEPVIGYLHRGMEKIAENRTNVMFVPYVSRMDYAAGMFYEAIVVNAPEKLANIPVPKRASYIRVLMLELNRIANHLLWLGPFLADVGAQTPFFYIFREREMIYDLWEAATGQRLINNNYFRIGGVAADLPWGWLEKCRDFCDWFGPKIDEYEKLITNNPIFRRRIEGLGTIEKEDAINWSLSGPMLRASGVPWDLRKVDHYECYDDFDWQVAWEQEGDCYARYRVRIEEMRQSLKILRQACDMIPGGPTENLEAKRLNEGKGSDAAGFDFQYVAKKVAPTFKIPNGELYTRLESGKGEIGVFIQGNNDVTPWRFKIRAADSNNLQILPHILKGHKVADIMAILGSIDVIMGSVDR
- a CDS encoding thioesterase family protein; the protein is MPSPDHWLQLKRHVRFGDTDAAGVMHFHQLLRWCHEAWEDSLQRHGIAAESVFPGCRGQAAWPDIALPVVHCEADFVRPVHGGDCLQVLLEPQRLDPGSFEVRSRFQIDEIDVARGLIRHVAISTNTRQRCPLPEAIDLWLEASGMGRLSSL
- a CDS encoding TM2 domain-containing protein, which translates into the protein MSNKKLAAGLLGIFLGSLGIDKFVLGCNNVAIVMLVVSLTGGLLACGVATGLMSKIGLLEGIIYLTKATDEVRESYLD
- a CDS encoding AMP-binding protein, which encodes MSELKRLEQGLAVGQWMPLSPEAEAAPIAQLPPGPGVLVRSGGSSGGSRCCAQPSLHLDRSAAATARWLTGIGVDPASTLLLNPLPLAHVSGLMPWWRSRCWGAGHQSLTPGLMKTPIELLAFCQGLPAWGKNPAVLSLVPTQLARLLVHPDGVAFLQRLQLIWIGGAALPAPLADQARALQLPLAPCYGSTETAAMVAALPPDRFLTGEPGCGDPLVDVELRLAADGALQVRTDRLALGCWRADQPDRWESLGDGDGWWRSGDQAALTPGLQIAGRIDGAIHSGGETVFPEQLEERLMVALQAASLPVNAVLLLGVDDPLWGQRLVALIRLEEGPVPMDEWSRLEVRFRAMTASWMPAERPMAWHHCAGLEPTEAGKWQRQRWKNWLQSQDSAEMP
- the menC gene encoding o-succinylbenzoate synthase, producing MTLRLQRRRFRFALLQPLRTAAGELRERCGWLLRLDDDQGAVGWGEVAPLQQQQFTACEQALAALPDELPQAQLEAVLRVAPGPIGFGLGAALAELQGVVGAASPQGWLKAPAPALLLPAGEAMPAALEAAAASMGGLESCAFKWKVATAPDGLERQLLEQLLQRLPPTARLRLDANGGWDRSTAEAWMQRLRDDPRLDWLEQPLVVEDQAGLEQLAALGPVALDESLDQNPELRRSWSGWQVRRPALEGDPRLLLRELQAGLPQRMLSTAFETGIGRRWLEHLAGLQAQGPTPAAPGLAPGWTPAGPMFSNDPEQVWAAAA